A section of the Enterobacter sp. C2 genome encodes:
- a CDS encoding LysR family transcriptional regulator, producing the protein MKRTERIDRVDLMHTFVRIVESGSLSAAARLLETTQATVSRRLQSLEALLGVKLILRTTHAMKLTDDGERCYQHARRLLSAWSTLEDEVSHAGDEPVGTLRVRAPHAFGQEQLLAPLTRFLSQHPQLSVEWMLNDKNVDFLSTNIDCAIRVGAEIDPSTVSVLLAEVPRSVVIAPALLADYPAVTGPQQLAALPWVALSTFYQHSISLTHTAGAVEQVTIAPRLYTDSLYVARSTALQGLGAVIISSWAVAEDVREGRLVRLLPDWEPAPLPVHLVYPWARYYPARLRAFLQMMREAVPSITGMRLPASRA; encoded by the coding sequence ATGAAGCGAACTGAACGTATAGACAGGGTCGATCTGATGCACACCTTTGTCCGCATCGTGGAGAGCGGCTCCCTGTCGGCCGCCGCGAGGCTGCTGGAAACCACCCAGGCGACGGTAAGCCGCCGTCTTCAGTCGTTGGAGGCGCTGCTGGGGGTCAAGCTGATCCTGCGCACGACTCACGCCATGAAGCTGACCGATGACGGCGAACGCTGCTATCAGCACGCCAGGCGGCTGCTATCGGCCTGGTCCACCCTTGAGGATGAGGTGAGCCACGCTGGCGATGAGCCGGTCGGCACGCTGCGGGTGCGTGCCCCGCACGCCTTCGGCCAGGAGCAACTGCTTGCGCCGCTGACCCGGTTTCTTAGCCAGCATCCACAGCTCTCGGTTGAGTGGATGCTAAACGATAAAAACGTCGATTTTCTGAGCACTAATATCGACTGCGCGATTCGCGTCGGCGCGGAGATCGATCCGAGCACGGTGTCGGTGCTATTGGCGGAGGTGCCGCGCAGCGTCGTGATTGCGCCCGCGCTGCTCGCTGACTACCCGGCGGTGACCGGGCCACAGCAGCTGGCGGCGCTACCGTGGGTGGCGCTCAGTACCTTCTACCAGCACAGCATCAGCCTGACCCATACCGCCGGAGCGGTTGAGCAGGTGACTATTGCTCCGCGGCTCTATACCGACAGCCTCTATGTTGCGCGCAGTACGGCCCTGCAGGGATTAGGCGCGGTGATCATCTCAAGCTGGGCAGTGGCGGAGGATGTCCGTGAGGGGAGGCTGGTCAGGCTGCTGCCCGACTGGGAGCCCGCCCCGCTGCCGGTGCACCTGGTTTACCCGTGGGCGCGTTACTATCCGGCCCGGCTGCGGGCCTTTTTGCAAATGATGCGCGAGGCGGTTCCCAGCATCACCGGTATGCGCCTTCCCGCCTCCAGGGCATAA
- a CDS encoding MFS transporter translates to MNRQASPFDVPRWIIFILAMGAGFSVAAIYYAQPLLPLMGRDLHLTVNGMGLVPTLTQAGYALGILFLLPLGDRYDRRMLILMKCAALALFLLICSLTSHLNTLLAVSLLLGMTATMAQDIVPAAAILAPEGKQGKTVGTVMTGLLLGILLSRTVSGFVGAAFGWRVMYQLAAASIAFIGVVMWAVLPRFATHSNLSYPALMRSVAQLWGRYPALRRAALAQGFLSVAFSAFWSTLAVMLLDRFHLGSAAAGTFGIAGAAGALAAPLAGGLADRVGAAKVTQLGAALVTVSFALMFALPLLSTQMQLVVIAIAAVGFDLGLQSSLVAHQNLVYSLEPQARGRLNALLFTVVFIGMAAGSALGSKIYTLAGWPGVVALATVSGIIALAIRLAAGNHRTAAANVG, encoded by the coding sequence ATGAACCGCCAGGCATCACCCTTTGACGTACCGCGCTGGATTATCTTTATCCTGGCGATGGGAGCCGGATTCAGCGTTGCCGCTATCTATTATGCTCAGCCTCTGCTGCCGCTGATGGGGCGCGATCTCCATTTAACCGTTAACGGCATGGGACTCGTGCCGACGCTGACCCAGGCAGGCTACGCGCTGGGCATTCTGTTCCTGCTGCCGCTGGGGGACCGCTACGATCGCCGGATGCTAATCCTGATGAAATGCGCCGCGCTGGCCCTCTTCCTGCTGATCTGTAGCCTGACCAGCCATCTCAATACGCTGCTGGCGGTAAGCCTGCTGCTGGGGATGACCGCCACGATGGCGCAGGATATCGTGCCTGCCGCAGCGATCCTTGCGCCAGAAGGCAAACAGGGAAAAACCGTAGGCACCGTAATGACAGGTCTGCTGCTAGGGATCCTGCTCTCCCGTACGGTAAGCGGCTTCGTGGGTGCGGCCTTTGGCTGGCGGGTGATGTACCAGCTGGCAGCGGCGAGCATCGCGTTTATTGGCGTCGTGATGTGGGCGGTGCTACCGCGCTTTGCTACCCACTCTAACCTCAGCTATCCGGCGCTGATGCGTTCTGTAGCTCAGCTGTGGGGGCGCTACCCTGCTCTGCGCCGTGCCGCCCTGGCGCAAGGCTTTCTCTCGGTAGCCTTTAGCGCCTTCTGGTCTACCCTGGCGGTCATGCTGCTGGATCGTTTTCACCTTGGCAGCGCAGCAGCAGGCACCTTTGGGATTGCTGGCGCGGCGGGTGCGCTGGCTGCACCGCTGGCCGGTGGTCTGGCCGACCGGGTCGGGGCAGCGAAAGTCACCCAGCTGGGTGCGGCACTGGTCACCGTCTCCTTTGCCCTGATGTTTGCCCTGCCGCTGCTCTCTACCCAGATGCAGCTGGTTGTGATTGCCATTGCGGCGGTAGGTTTCGATCTGGGACTACAGTCGAGCCTGGTTGCTCACCAGAATCTGGTTTATAGCCTTGAGCCGCAGGCCCGGGGTCGTCTCAATGCGCTGCTGTTTACCGTGGTGTTTATCGGCATGGCGGCTGGCTCGGCCCTCGGCAGTAAAATCTACACCCTGGCGGGCTGGCCTGGCGTTGTGGCCCTGGCGACGGTCTCAGGCATTATTGCCCTGGCAATCCGCCTTGCGGCAGGTAACCACCGGACGGCGGCAGCAAACGTCGGATAA
- the yceD gene encoding 23S rRNA accumulation protein YceD: MQKVKLPLTLDPVRTAQKRLDYEGVYTREQAERVAESVVSVDSDVECSMSFAIDNQRLAVLTGDAKVSVTLECQRCGKTFAHQVYTQYCFSPIVKDEQAEALPEAYEPIQVNEFGEIDLLALVEDEIILSLPVVPVHDSEHCEVSDADMVFGELPEEAQKPNPFAVLASLKRK; encoded by the coding sequence ATGCAAAAGGTAAAATTACCCCTGACTCTTGATCCGGTTCGTACCGCTCAAAAACGCCTTGATTACGAGGGTGTATACACTCGTGAGCAGGCCGAGCGCGTCGCTGAATCCGTAGTCAGTGTAGACAGTGATGTGGAATGCTCCATGTCGTTCGCTATCGATAACCAGCGCCTTGCGGTTTTAACCGGCGATGCAAAAGTTTCGGTAACGCTCGAGTGTCAGCGCTGCGGCAAGACGTTTGCCCATCAGGTCTACACACAATATTGTTTTAGCCCGATCGTCAAAGACGAGCAGGCCGAAGCACTCCCGGAAGCGTATGAACCGATTCAGGTTAACGAATTCGGTGAAATCGACCTGCTGGCACTGGTCGAGGATGAAATTATCCTCTCCTTGCCGGTAGTGCCGGTGCATGATTCTGAACACTGTGAAGTGTCCGACGCGGACATGGTCTTTGGTGAACTGCCTGAAGAGGCACAGAAGCCAAACCCATTTGCCGTATTAGCCAGCTTAAAGCGTAAGTAA
- the rne gene encoding ribonuclease E, with protein sequence MKRMLINATQQEELRVALVDGQRLYDLDIESPGHEQKKANIYKGKITRIEPSLEAAFVDYGAERHGFLPLKEISREYFPANYSAHGRPNIKDVLREGQEVIVQIDKEERGNKGAALTTFISLAGSYLVLMPNNPRAGGISRRIEGDDRTELKEALASLDMPDGMGLIVRTAGVGKSAEALQWDLSFRLKHWEAIKKAAENRPAPFLIHQESNVIVRAFRDYLRQDIGEILIDNPKVMEMARQHIAALGRPDFSSKIKLYTGEIPLFSHYQIESQIESAFQREVRLPSGGSIVIDSTEALTAIDINSARATRGGDIEETAFNTNLEAADEIARQLRLRDLGGLIVIDFIDMTPVRHQRAVENRLREAVRQDRARIQISHISRFGLLEMSRQRLSPSLGESSHHVCPRCSGTGTIRDNESLSLSILRLIEEEALKENTQEVHAIVPVPIASYLLNEKRAAVSAIEARQGGIKCVIVPNDQMETPHYSVLRVRKGEETSTLSYKLPKLHEEAMALPSEEEYAERKQPEQPALATFVMPDIPPAPAPQSAPVAEEKVQPAAAQPAAPAETGLLGRLFGALKKVFASEPASQPVEVKAEEEVKEEKPARSQERRKPRQNNRRDRNERGDRGDRNERRDSRSEGAEAREGRDNRDNRDNRERDENRRGRREKQQPNGEVREARQPQAVVEDADKSKSRDEQQQSRRERNRRRNDEKRQAQQEVKVLNREEQPVPEVEAEQEDRVQVMPRRKQRQLSQKVRFESAPSADAAVDEIAAATPVTDAQASHTELAKVDLPAVVEQPVQEQEESSENRDNAGMPRRSRRSPRHLRVSGQRRRRYRDERYPSQSPMPLTVACASPEMASGKVWIRYPVAQNVEPVQDETTVETAPEAIQQPLVEPVAEPIAASVSAEPAVVEPIVEPTAVEPTAVEPTVVEPQAAVSEPQPAAVDTTHPEAIETPVDEQPQLIAPEDVPVAEHIAEIAEPAEAPAEVIEEVKAAEPVAEAQPDAEVKPAVEAQSVVEAQPEPEAKPAVEPKPEAAVKPAVAAEPVAAKALHSFATAPMTRAPAPEYVPEPPRHSDWVRPAFDFDGKGSAGGHSATHQATAPATRPQQPE encoded by the coding sequence ATGAAAAGAATGTTAATTAACGCAACTCAGCAGGAAGAGTTGCGCGTCGCCCTTGTTGATGGGCAGCGCCTGTACGACCTGGATATCGAAAGCCCGGGACACGAACAGAAAAAAGCGAACATCTACAAAGGTAAAATTACCCGTATTGAACCGAGCCTTGAAGCCGCATTTGTTGACTACGGTGCTGAGCGTCACGGTTTCCTACCTCTGAAAGAGATCTCCCGCGAATATTTCCCTGCAAACTACAGTGCCCATGGCCGCCCGAACATCAAAGATGTGCTGCGCGAAGGCCAGGAGGTCATTGTCCAGATTGACAAAGAAGAGCGCGGTAATAAAGGCGCGGCCTTAACCACCTTTATCAGTCTGGCCGGTAGCTATCTGGTTCTGATGCCAAACAACCCGCGCGCGGGTGGCATCTCTCGCCGTATTGAAGGCGATGACCGCACCGAGCTGAAAGAGGCGCTGGCGAGCCTGGATATGCCGGACGGCATGGGGCTGATCGTTCGTACCGCAGGCGTAGGCAAATCTGCCGAAGCGCTGCAGTGGGACTTAAGCTTCCGCCTGAAGCACTGGGAAGCGATCAAAAAAGCCGCTGAAAACCGCCCTGCTCCGTTCCTGATCCACCAGGAGAGCAACGTTATCGTTCGCGCTTTCCGCGACTATCTGCGCCAGGATATCGGTGAGATCCTCATCGACAACCCGAAAGTGATGGAGATGGCACGCCAGCATATCGCTGCGCTGGGCCGTCCTGACTTCAGCAGCAAAATCAAACTCTACACCGGTGAAATCCCGCTGTTCAGCCACTACCAGATCGAATCGCAGATCGAGTCCGCCTTCCAGCGCGAAGTGCGTCTGCCTTCTGGCGGCTCTATCGTTATCGACTCCACCGAAGCGCTGACCGCGATTGATATCAACTCCGCCCGCGCAACCCGCGGCGGCGATATCGAAGAGACGGCGTTTAATACCAACCTGGAAGCGGCAGACGAAATCGCCCGCCAGCTGCGCCTGCGCGACCTCGGCGGCCTGATCGTCATCGACTTTATCGATATGACCCCGGTTCGCCACCAGCGTGCGGTTGAAAACCGCCTGCGTGAAGCCGTGCGTCAGGATCGTGCCCGTATTCAGATCAGCCATATTTCGCGCTTCGGCCTGCTGGAGATGTCCCGCCAGCGTCTGAGCCCGTCCCTCGGCGAGTCCAGCCATCACGTCTGTCCGCGCTGTAGCGGTACCGGCACCATCCGTGACAACGAATCCCTGTCGCTCTCTATTCTGCGCCTGATCGAAGAGGAAGCGCTGAAAGAGAACACTCAGGAAGTTCACGCGATTGTTCCCGTGCCGATTGCCTCCTATCTGCTTAACGAGAAACGCGCTGCGGTAAGCGCGATCGAAGCACGTCAGGGCGGCATTAAGTGCGTTATCGTGCCGAATGACCAGATGGAAACCCCGCACTACTCCGTGCTGCGCGTGCGTAAAGGCGAAGAGACCTCGACCCTGAGCTACAAGCTGCCGAAGCTGCATGAAGAGGCGATGGCGCTGCCGTCCGAAGAGGAGTATGCCGAGCGCAAACAGCCTGAACAGCCTGCGCTGGCCACCTTCGTGATGCCTGATATTCCGCCAGCGCCTGCGCCACAGTCCGCGCCGGTTGCTGAAGAAAAAGTACAGCCTGCCGCTGCACAGCCTGCCGCTCCGGCGGAAACGGGTCTGCTGGGCCGTCTCTTTGGCGCCCTGAAGAAGGTATTCGCCAGCGAGCCTGCCAGCCAGCCGGTTGAGGTTAAAGCGGAAGAAGAAGTTAAAGAAGAGAAACCGGCCCGTTCCCAGGAGCGTCGTAAGCCGCGCCAGAACAACCGCCGTGACCGCAACGAGCGCGGAGATCGTGGCGATCGTAACGAACGCCGTGACAGCCGTAGCGAAGGCGCAGAAGCGCGCGAAGGCCGTGATAACCGCGACAATCGTGATAACCGCGAGCGTGACGAGAATCGCCGTGGTCGCCGTGAAAAACAGCAGCCGAACGGTGAAGTTCGCGAAGCCCGCCAGCCGCAGGCCGTTGTTGAGGACGCAGATAAGTCTAAATCCCGCGATGAGCAGCAGCAGTCCCGCCGCGAGCGCAACCGTCGTCGCAACGACGAAAAACGTCAGGCTCAGCAAGAAGTTAAAGTGCTGAACCGCGAAGAGCAGCCAGTCCCGGAAGTCGAAGCAGAACAGGAAGATCGCGTTCAGGTGATGCCGCGCCGTAAACAGCGCCAGCTGAGCCAGAAGGTTCGCTTTGAGTCTGCGCCGTCTGCCGACGCTGCTGTGGATGAGATCGCTGCCGCGACGCCGGTGACAGATGCCCAGGCATCCCATACTGAGCTTGCGAAGGTAGATCTGCCTGCGGTTGTTGAGCAGCCGGTGCAGGAGCAGGAAGAGTCCAGCGAGAATCGTGATAACGCCGGGATGCCGCGCCGTTCACGTCGTTCTCCGCGTCACCTGCGCGTCAGCGGCCAGCGCCGTCGTCGCTACCGTGACGAGCGCTACCCGAGCCAATCCCCGATGCCGCTGACCGTAGCCTGTGCATCGCCGGAGATGGCGTCAGGTAAAGTGTGGATCCGCTACCCGGTCGCGCAGAACGTCGAGCCGGTACAGGATGAGACCACCGTTGAAACCGCACCGGAAGCTATCCAGCAGCCGCTCGTTGAGCCAGTAGCAGAGCCGATTGCGGCATCTGTTAGCGCTGAACCTGCTGTAGTTGAACCGATAGTTGAACCGACAGCCGTTGAACCGACAGCCGTTGAGCCTACCGTCGTCGAGCCGCAAGCCGCCGTGAGCGAGCCGCAGCCTGCCGCAGTAGACACTACGCATCCTGAAGCGATTGAGACGCCGGTTGACGAGCAGCCGCAGCTGATCGCCCCGGAAGACGTGCCGGTTGCTGAGCACATCGCGGAGATCGCAGAGCCTGCTGAAGCACCAGCCGAAGTGATTGAAGAGGTGAAAGCCGCTGAGCCTGTCGCGGAAGCGCAGCCAGACGCTGAGGTGAAGCCAGCCGTGGAAGCGCAGTCTGTAGTTGAAGCCCAGCCTGAGCCAGAAGCGAAGCCTGCTGTCGAGCCGAAGCCGGAAGCAGCCGTTAAGCCTGCCGTTGCCGCTGAACCTGTCGCCGCTAAGGCACTGCACAGCTTTGCCACCGCGCCGATGACTCGCGCGCCAGCCCCGGAATACGTTCCTGAGCCGCCGCGTCACAGCGACTGGGTTCGCCCGGCGTTTGACTTCGATGGCAAAGGTTCTGCGGGCGGCCATAGCGCTACCCATCAGGCTACCGCCCCGGCAACGCGCCCGCAGCAGCCTGAATAA
- a CDS encoding nucleoside triphosphate pyrophosphatase: protein MSNIILASTSSYRRALLEKLGIAFECAAPDVDETPEPGESPRHLVLRLAQAKAQSLAERYPHHLIIGSDQVCVLDGEITGKPLTEENAFQQLMKARGNIITFYTGLALYNSATGHLQTECEPFDVHFRHLSEQEIADYLRKERPLNCAGSFKSEGLGIALFDRLEGRDPNTLVGLPLIALCQMLRREHCNPLLA from the coding sequence ATGTCGAATATTATTCTTGCGTCCACGTCTTCTTACCGCCGCGCGCTGCTGGAAAAACTCGGCATTGCCTTCGAGTGCGCCGCACCGGACGTGGATGAGACCCCAGAGCCTGGCGAATCGCCGCGTCATCTGGTGCTGCGCCTGGCGCAGGCCAAGGCCCAGTCGCTGGCGGAACGCTACCCTCATCATCTGATTATTGGCTCCGATCAGGTCTGCGTACTGGACGGAGAAATCACCGGCAAGCCGTTAACGGAGGAGAACGCCTTTCAGCAACTCATGAAGGCGCGAGGCAATATCATCACCTTCTACACCGGGCTGGCGCTCTATAACTCCGCCACCGGTCATCTGCAAACTGAGTGTGAACCGTTTGACGTCCACTTTCGCCACCTGAGCGAGCAGGAGATTGCTGACTATCTGCGTAAGGAGCGGCCGCTGAACTGCGCCGGCAGCTTTAAAAGCGAGGGATTGGGGATTGCGCTGTTTGACCGTCTTGAGGGCCGGGATCCAAATACGCTGGTGGGGCTGCCGCTGATTGCGCTGTGCCAGATGCTGCGCCGGGAGCACTGCAATCCGCTGTTAGCATGA
- the rpmF gene encoding 50S ribosomal protein L32: MAVQQNKPTRSKRGMRRSHDALTAVTSLSVDKTSGESHLRHHMTADGFYRGRKVITK, translated from the coding sequence ATGGCCGTACAACAAAATAAACCAACCCGTTCCAAACGTGGCATGCGTCGTTCCCATGACGCGCTGACCGCAGTCACCAGCCTGTCTGTAGACAAAACGTCTGGTGAGTCTCACCTGCGTCACCACATGACCGCTGACGGTTTCTACCGCGGTCGCAAGGTTATCACTAAGTAA
- the rluC gene encoding 23S rRNA pseudouridine(955/2504/2580) synthase RluC codes for MKTETPSVRIVAIAADDAGQRIDNFLRTQLKGVPKSMIYRILRKGEVRVNKKRVKPEYKLEGGDEVRIPPVRVAEREEEAVSPHLNKVAALADVILYEDDHILLLNKPSGTAVHGGSGLSFGVIEGLRALRPEARFLELVHRLDRDTSGVLLVAKKRSALRSLHEQLREKGMQKDYLALVRGQWQSHVKTVQAPLLKNILQSGERIVRVNSEGKPSETRFKVEERYAFATLVRCSPITGRTHQIRVHTQHAGHPIAFDDRYGDREFDKQLAGTGLNRLFLHAAALKFTHPGTGETLRIEAPLDEQLKRCLKVLRG; via the coding sequence ATGAAAACTGAGACTCCATCCGTAAGAATTGTTGCTATCGCGGCCGACGACGCCGGGCAACGCATCGATAACTTTTTACGCACCCAGCTGAAGGGCGTGCCGAAAAGTATGATTTACCGCATCCTGCGTAAAGGCGAAGTGCGGGTTAACAAGAAGCGCGTAAAGCCCGAGTATAAGCTGGAGGGCGGGGATGAGGTGCGTATCCCGCCGGTGCGCGTTGCCGAGCGGGAAGAGGAGGCGGTGTCACCGCATCTGAATAAGGTAGCGGCGCTGGCGGATGTCATCCTTTATGAAGACGATCATATTCTGCTGCTGAACAAGCCGTCAGGCACCGCTGTCCACGGCGGAAGCGGGCTGAGCTTCGGCGTCATTGAAGGCCTGCGCGCCCTGCGTCCGGAAGCGCGCTTCCTGGAGCTGGTGCACCGTCTGGACCGGGATACCTCCGGCGTGCTGCTGGTGGCCAAGAAGCGTTCGGCGCTGCGCTCCCTGCATGAGCAGCTGCGCGAGAAAGGCATGCAGAAAGATTACCTGGCGTTGGTGCGCGGCCAGTGGCAGTCGCATGTCAAAACGGTACAGGCTCCGCTGCTGAAAAATATTCTGCAGAGCGGGGAGCGGATTGTGCGGGTTAATAGCGAAGGCAAACCGTCGGAGACGCGCTTTAAGGTTGAGGAGCGCTATGCGTTTGCTACCCTGGTGCGCTGTAGCCCTATTACCGGCCGTACTCACCAGATCCGCGTTCATACTCAGCACGCCGGGCACCCCATCGCCTTTGACGATCGCTACGGCGACCGCGAGTTTGATAAGCAGCTGGCGGGAACCGGGTTAAACCGTCTCTTCCTGCACGCGGCGGCGCTGAAGTTTACCCATCCGGGTACCGGCGAAACCCTGCGCATTGAAGCCCCGCTGGATGAGCAGCTCAAACGCTGCCTGAAGGTACTGCGCGGGTAA